A single genomic interval of Rosistilla ulvae harbors:
- a CDS encoding PAAR domain-containing protein: MPPAARVTDLHVCPMVTGLVPHVGGPISGPGAPTVLIGGMPASVVGDICVCVGPPDSIVMGSGTVMVGGKPAARLGDTTAHGGTITLGCPTVMIGG; the protein is encoded by the coding sequence ATGCCTCCTGCCGCCCGCGTTACCGACCTCCATGTCTGCCCCATGGTCACCGGACTTGTGCCCCACGTCGGCGGCCCGATCTCCGGCCCCGGAGCCCCAACGGTCCTGATCGGCGGCATGCCCGCATCGGTCGTCGGCGACATCTGTGTTTGTGTCGGACCTCCCGATTCGATTGTGATGGGAAGCGGCACCGTGATGGTCGGCGGTAAACCGGCGGCGCGGCTGGGCGACACGACCGCGCATGGCGGCACGATCACCTTGGGCTGCCCGACCGTCATGATCGGCGGTTGA
- a CDS encoding DUF6931 family protein — translation MNLDQLDKFLAAQIEARTPNEGIDAMCQHAPANRLIWWGCLSAWSIWRPTPPPVEDAALAIAARWVFQPSDDLRRAAAQQSKSDTVGLCKLLLQAVQFSGGQLKIDDAGTEVPTPNVSGPYTKGFTHNLLAVSPPVERATAAQNLLQLARQAITRPMPTAEPTQPTPQLV, via the coding sequence ATGAACCTCGATCAGTTAGACAAATTTTTGGCGGCCCAAATCGAAGCGCGGACGCCCAACGAAGGGATCGACGCGATGTGCCAGCACGCCCCAGCCAACCGCCTGATTTGGTGGGGATGCCTGTCGGCCTGGTCGATCTGGCGTCCCACGCCTCCGCCTGTCGAAGACGCCGCGCTAGCGATCGCCGCGCGTTGGGTCTTCCAACCAAGCGACGACCTGCGCCGCGCCGCGGCGCAGCAATCCAAGTCCGATACCGTTGGGCTGTGCAAGTTGCTGTTGCAAGCTGTGCAATTCAGTGGCGGCCAGCTGAAGATCGACGACGCGGGAACCGAGGTGCCAACGCCCAACGTTTCAGGCCCCTACACCAAAGGCTTCACCCACAATCTGCTGGCTGTCAGCCCGCCGGTCGAACGAGCGACCGCAGCCCAAAATCTCTTGCAACTGGCGCGTCAGGCGATCACTCGTCCCATGCCGACGGCCGAGCCAACGCAACCAACACCGCAACTTGTTTAA
- a CDS encoding type VI secretion system Vgr family protein: protein MPFDSPLTPVQTRIHLHSSLGVDRFRLTEIRGRERISGLYSFRLKLRTHRHDPVTLDQFTGLAAMASFQLPDPHWLSVVAADGAPATRDFCGILSHVSYDHSDDRDRYFTAILRPRLWQLGLNRRFRMFSQQTTRTIVSTVLGSMNVQWRLANDTKLHNYCVQYGESDFAFVSRLLEADGLFYFFEHQYKGQAVDPKERTERLVITDSIDAANSPPPSSSGDSASEASSDTSAPATPIYRFDNVGGGVRDSMRVRRWVATRQLVPETSRSLDRHFQRPSSLADSSHTIDGATASDASTWMCYPSGIASRVDNITPSGDDRDQLKDLNPWAESDAKIRAARLHYQVDRFRGAGDIATMSPGKKFQLVRDRVPDSTEYYLTQVEHLVRLATGQHSGPHSAELTYKNRFRCSSVAVPYRPALKTAKPRIDGVVPATVVADNSQKDDQVCVDKYGRVKVVFPWQTGTDAPSCWVRVGQFWAGPRWGAFFWPRVGHEVIVAFEHGDPDRPLIVGSTYNATNMPPLTLPSLKLSCGIHSCTHKGNPVNNTSTVVFHDKQGAEYLELHSETYHSISSETTEVKWSAGKEIQFKGHHWLFDAIGGSGGGGNNMSGDDDGTDAIFKDPGEESESGFSATEMLKSIFLADDKGEIDFTVGDSFSKTFGGSYASKYGCNISMVCDPMDFFEFLTDKIGERAPTAGMLLNPLLPLLFGAGGQGLTTFGGKSNLHYGTAVESHRGYKITKMLPTPKEPAARFSKGNETPVDAPATTACEIAVALLLIMDLLVMLLTKAAVSHQGSHWQGFVKFSEIWTFNILPRLQGILVFIESTEAKVDDAAAAVEDTVDDSEAALQRSERVLESTDSSAPESTEAAGGEVENAVSSVAVSERKLSRVLSDDEDEDEDDKSDGGESDGAE, encoded by the coding sequence ATGCCCTTCGATTCGCCGCTCACTCCAGTGCAGACTCGCATCCATCTGCACTCTAGCCTCGGAGTGGACCGATTTCGCTTGACCGAAATTCGCGGTCGCGAGCGGATCAGTGGGCTCTACAGTTTCCGGCTGAAACTGCGTACGCATCGCCACGACCCGGTGACGTTAGACCAATTCACCGGACTGGCTGCGATGGCCAGTTTCCAGTTGCCCGATCCTCACTGGTTGTCGGTCGTCGCCGCCGACGGTGCCCCCGCAACGCGCGACTTCTGCGGGATCCTGTCGCACGTCTCCTACGACCACAGCGACGATCGCGACCGCTACTTCACAGCGATCCTTCGTCCGCGACTGTGGCAACTGGGACTCAACCGTCGCTTCCGAATGTTCAGCCAACAGACGACTCGCACAATCGTCAGCACGGTCCTGGGCAGCATGAACGTTCAGTGGCGATTGGCGAACGATACCAAGCTGCACAATTACTGCGTGCAGTACGGCGAAAGCGATTTTGCTTTCGTCAGCCGCTTGCTCGAAGCGGACGGCCTGTTCTACTTCTTCGAACACCAATACAAAGGTCAAGCTGTCGATCCCAAAGAGCGTACCGAACGCCTGGTGATCACCGACAGCATCGACGCAGCCAATTCGCCGCCGCCATCCTCCTCTGGCGATTCCGCGAGCGAAGCATCATCGGACACGTCGGCCCCGGCCACTCCCATCTACCGATTCGACAACGTCGGTGGAGGTGTTCGCGATTCGATGCGGGTGCGGCGTTGGGTCGCCACGCGTCAGTTGGTTCCCGAGACAAGCCGTTCGTTGGACCGACACTTCCAACGTCCCAGTTCGCTGGCCGACAGCTCTCATACGATCGACGGCGCGACGGCGTCGGACGCGAGCACTTGGATGTGTTATCCATCGGGCATCGCCTCTCGGGTCGACAACATCACTCCATCTGGCGACGACCGCGATCAATTAAAGGATCTGAACCCGTGGGCCGAATCGGATGCCAAGATTCGTGCGGCGCGACTGCACTACCAGGTCGATCGATTCCGCGGCGCGGGCGATATCGCGACGATGAGCCCGGGCAAGAAGTTTCAACTAGTACGCGATCGAGTTCCCGATTCGACCGAGTATTACTTGACTCAAGTCGAACATCTGGTGCGGTTGGCGACGGGACAACACAGTGGTCCCCACAGTGCCGAATTGACCTACAAGAATCGCTTCCGCTGCAGTTCGGTTGCGGTTCCCTACCGTCCGGCGCTGAAGACCGCTAAACCGAGGATCGACGGTGTGGTTCCGGCGACGGTTGTCGCTGACAATTCGCAAAAAGACGATCAGGTTTGCGTCGACAAATATGGCCGTGTGAAGGTTGTCTTTCCGTGGCAAACTGGAACAGATGCTCCTAGTTGTTGGGTGCGTGTCGGCCAGTTCTGGGCTGGACCGCGTTGGGGTGCATTCTTCTGGCCGCGGGTGGGCCATGAAGTGATCGTCGCTTTTGAACATGGCGATCCCGATCGGCCGCTCATCGTCGGCAGCACGTACAACGCGACGAACATGCCGCCGTTGACGCTCCCCTCGCTGAAACTCTCCTGCGGCATTCACTCCTGCACGCACAAGGGGAATCCGGTCAACAACACAAGCACAGTCGTGTTCCATGACAAACAGGGAGCCGAATATTTGGAACTGCATTCGGAGACCTACCACAGCATCAGCAGCGAGACGACGGAAGTGAAGTGGTCGGCGGGTAAAGAGATCCAATTCAAAGGACACCATTGGTTGTTCGACGCGATCGGCGGCAGCGGCGGCGGCGGCAACAACATGAGTGGCGACGACGACGGCACCGACGCAATATTCAAGGATCCAGGGGAAGAGTCGGAGTCGGGCTTCAGCGCTACCGAGATGCTCAAGAGCATTTTCTTGGCCGACGATAAGGGCGAGATCGACTTTACCGTGGGCGATTCGTTTTCGAAGACCTTTGGCGGATCGTACGCAAGTAAATATGGGTGCAACATTTCGATGGTCTGCGACCCGATGGATTTCTTCGAGTTCCTGACCGACAAGATTGGCGAGCGTGCTCCCACCGCAGGCATGCTCCTCAACCCTTTGCTTCCCCTGCTTTTTGGCGCTGGAGGACAGGGGCTGACGACGTTTGGTGGCAAAAGCAATCTGCACTACGGTACGGCTGTCGAATCCCATCGCGGCTACAAAATCACCAAGATGCTACCGACTCCGAAGGAACCCGCAGCGAGGTTTTCCAAAGGCAATGAAACGCCCGTCGACGCTCCCGCAACGACAGCGTGCGAAATTGCGGTGGCCCTACTGTTGATCATGGACCTGTTGGTGATGTTGTTAACCAAAGCAGCCGTCTCCCACCAGGGAAGTCACTGGCAAGGGTTCGTCAAGTTCAGCGAGATCTGGACGTTTAACATCCTGCCACGCTTGCAGGGGATCTTGGTCTTTATCGAATCGACCGAGGCGAAGGTCGACGATGCAGCCGCTGCGGTGGAGGATACCGTCGACGATAGCGAGGCGGCTCTGCAACGCTCCGAACGGGTTCTCGAGTCTACCGATTCGTCGGCGCCCGAGAGCACCGAGGCCGCGGGGGGTGAAGTCGAAAACGCCGTCTCTTCCGTTGCAGTCAGCGAACGAAAATTGTCGAGGGTTCTTTCCGATGACGAGGACGAGGACGAGGACGACAAGTCCGATGGCGGTGAATCCGATGGTGCAGAATGA
- a CDS encoding cysteine peptidase family C39 domain-containing protein, translated as MNSAAAFTENAQPRSCGPISLVAALRRFGIERSVDAIWPAVTRDDPFGTRAARSYLIAALARTCQLDAAVLQCQPERAWQAIQICHDADITVVLNHRAYRAPDEGHFTLLAAIDDATITVDDPFLGKNKQIDRQSFLKLWQPNRETAGHVLIAIGNPTTDRTAEASEDITTCPRCAAPIALTPSRLFDPSVWNSDGLWRRFFCLGCDASFSPR; from the coding sequence TTGAATAGCGCAGCAGCCTTCACGGAAAACGCTCAACCGCGGTCTTGCGGCCCGATTTCGCTGGTCGCTGCGCTCCGCCGGTTTGGGATCGAGCGATCGGTCGATGCGATCTGGCCCGCCGTCACCCGAGACGATCCGTTTGGCACTCGCGCCGCGCGATCGTACCTGATCGCCGCCTTGGCCCGCACGTGTCAGCTGGATGCCGCGGTTTTGCAGTGCCAACCCGAACGAGCGTGGCAGGCGATTCAAATCTGCCACGACGCCGACATAACTGTCGTCCTGAACCATCGCGCCTACCGCGCCCCCGACGAAGGACATTTCACATTATTGGCCGCGATCGACGACGCAACGATCACAGTCGACGATCCCTTTCTGGGGAAAAACAAACAGATCGACCGACAAAGCTTCTTGAAACTCTGGCAGCCCAATCGAGAGACGGCGGGACATGTGTTGATCGCCATCGGTAACCCCACGACGGACCGAACCGCAGAAGCTTCGGAAGACATCACAACGTGTCCACGCTGCGCCGCGCCGATCGCTCTGACGCCTAGCCGCCTGTTCGATCCGAGCGTCTGGAATTCCGACGGCCTCTGGCGACGGTTCTTCTGCCTCGGGTGCGATGCGTCGTTTTCACCGCGTTAG